One genomic segment of Leishmania braziliensis MHOM/BR/75/M2904 complete genome, chromosome 7 includes these proteins:
- a CDS encoding putative ubiquitin-protein ligase, translating to MPNPLVRLGKELKEATEHPDPDIHLELYDPAKGNDAGRSSQGVALQSSQQPGLYSWLAILKGPPDTPFEGGRYRLVLSIPHEYPLVPPKAAFITKVFHPNVEFNTGNVCLDILKKRWSPVWTLSSVCRAILNLLAEPESDSPFNCDAGNLLRAGDMEGYASLVRYYAITDAGAPPFAEDE from the coding sequence ATGCCCAATCCACTTGTGCGGCTGGGGAAGGAACTCAAGGAGGCGACGGAGCACCCCGACCCGGATATCCACCTGGAACTGTATGACCCCGCCAAGGGCAACGACGCTGGGCGCAGTAGCCAAGGGGTCGCATTGCAGTCCTCGCAGCAGCCCGGACTTTACTCGTGGCTGGCCATTCTCAAAGGCCCACCCGACACGCCGTTTGAGGGTGGCCGGTATCGCCTGGTGCTGAGCATCCCGCACGAGTACCCCCTCGTCCCCCCGAAGGCCGCCTTCATTACGAAAGTGTTCCACCCCAACGTCGAGTTCAACACGGGCAATGTCTGCCTCGATATTCTCAAGAAGCGGTGGTCGCCGGTGTGGACGCTGAGCTCCGTGTGCCGTGCGATTCTCAACCTGCTGGCAGAGCCAGAGTCGGATAGCCCGTTCAACTGCGATGCCGGAAACCTCCTGCGTGCTGGTGACATGGAGGGCTATGCGAGTCTGGTGCGGTACTACGCCATCACCGACGCAGGTGCGCCGCCGTTTGCTGAAGACGAGTAG
- a CDS encoding splicing factor ptsr1-like protein, giving the protein MSQSLSRSGTATGSASRSASGSRSSSNSMRLPEPGAGQATVNDSGCAPAAAAATPSNDAGQPEIPEKEVASIFIGMGPAGRTVTLTELTDYLKSKAIDPENVKDVRLRGRCAFADTTTVEEARNLIAKLDNQDYKGKFRLAVQMSKQTMAEAKENKRKRQEARGTKPVDESRYVNGGRQVFVNLGPAGKDIPNDIIRSKIEAITSVTRFERRGYCMYVDVPSAEDTKRVVAALNNMMIGDVRVLVHISTAVRKRERERSPQRVRDIPRRENDRHDRDTRHYRRRSDSREVRHRHHRSRRSYTPSSRSTSSYSSRSRSHSRGRRSYSPASEDSRDRRNRRGGYHGSEHRRGGRVERGGDRRERRSDDRRSDDRRARR; this is encoded by the coding sequence ATGTCGCAGTCgctcagccgcagcggcaccgccactggAAGTGCGTCGCGCAGTGCCTctggcagccgcagcagctctaACTCGATGCGGCTGCCAGAGCCCGGCGCGGGGCAGGCCACCGTTAACGACTCCGGatgcgcgcctgcagcggcggcggcgacccCGAGCAATGATGCCGGACAGCCGGAGATTCcggagaaggaggtggcgtCCATCTTCATTGGCATGGGCCCCGCCGGCCGCACTGTAACCTTGACGGAGTTGACCGATTATCTCAAGTCGAAGGCGATCGACCCAGAGAATGTGAAGGATGTGCGCCTTCGTGGCCGCTGTGCCTTCGCGGATACGACCACGGTAGAGGAGGCACGCAACCTGATCGCGAAGCTGGACAACCAGGACTACAAGGGCAAGTTCCGTCTGGCGGTGCAGATGAGCAAGCAGACcatggcggaggcgaaggagaacAAGCGCAAGCGCCAGGAGGCACGCGGCACCAAGCCAGTGGACGAGAGCCGCTACGTGAACGGCGGCCGTCAGGTATTCGTGAACCTCGGCCCTGCCGGCAAGGACATTCCCAACGACATCATTCGCAGCAAGATTGAGGCTATCACTTCGGTCACGCGCTTCGAGCGTCGTGGCTACTGCATGTACGTCGACGTGCCCTCCGCCGAGGATACGAAGCGGGTAGTTGCGGCGCTGAACAACATGATGATTGGCGACGTACGCGTGCTTGTGCATATCAGCACCGCAGTCCGAAAGCGGGAGCGTGAGCGCTCGCCCCAGCGCGTTCGCGATATCCCACGCCGCGAAAATGACCGTCACGATCGTGATACGCGccactaccgccgccgcagcgacagccgcgaggttcgccaccgccaccaccgttcGCGCCGCAGCTACACTCcgtcgtcgcgcagcacTTCCTCTTACTCGTCCCGCAGCCGCTCGCACAGCCGCGGTCGCCGCAGCTACTCGCCCGCCTCTGAGGACTCTCGCGACCGTCGCAACCGTCGCGGAGGTTAccatggcagcgagcaccgTCGTGGTGGCCGTGTCGAGCGTGGTGGTGATCGTCGCGAACGCCGCAGTGACGATCGCCGCAGTGACGACCGCCGCGCCCGCCGTTGA